A stretch of the Filimonas lacunae genome encodes the following:
- a CDS encoding Rrf2 family transcriptional regulator, translating into MKEELVSSEWLAGSININPVLVRKELSNLREHGLVNSKEGKNGGAQLAKPANSILLSEVYMAVKQSPVLGVAKNTPNPECPVGRQINDHLNGLYEEVDQALLEKLQQVSLADFCKKFD; encoded by the coding sequence ATGAAAGAAGAACTCGTTTCTTCGGAATGGCTGGCAGGTAGCATTAATATTAATCCGGTGCTGGTGAGGAAAGAACTGAGCAATTTGCGCGAACATGGGCTGGTGAACAGCAAAGAAGGAAAAAATGGGGGTGCACAACTCGCAAAACCGGCTAACAGCATTTTACTGTCAGAAGTATATATGGCTGTTAAACAAAGTCCTGTTTTAGGTGTTGCTAAAAACACACCTAACCCCGAATGCCCGGTGGGCCGCCAGATTAACGATCATTTGAACGGATTATACGAAGAGGTTGACCAGGCCTTGCTGGAAAAGTTACAACAGGTAAGCCTGGCAGATTTTTGCAAAAAGTTTGATTAG